A portion of the Hoplias malabaricus isolate fHopMal1 chromosome 1, fHopMal1.hap1, whole genome shotgun sequence genome contains these proteins:
- the mcmdc2 gene encoding minichromosome maintenance domain-containing protein 2 isoform X2, producing MKQSQRIHRRNTKAFTVNPGESQQVEAVYRFHFDVNPTDVVELDARLGDCILHNTLKATSLFQSVCYLSIKALSLIKHPITENQINVVLKPTHMPPFPRYSLDLSEFPRGYGPMRPLELEGLVIAMTRVTHYTQGARFLCTEEKCPCSRGFHHIRVHAPGATESATIRSDFICFLCSSPLREDVKSRVLGDKQLVELVHVKALDVLGVPGPSSLRYQSVTLFLRDELCNSMKIGHVYRVVGIPAHVHQWPNITWSIEACSFQSVTPEYPCKISDNFKALHAASACSPWRFSAIVANSFASSVVPPGLYSTLKLALLLSLVQTEGENPNVHNHLDVLALTNDMIIVDRLMTYSLGLACRGVRHPVNGELFAFLSRDEHGIGTANIHAGSAMLACGGVCLLGDLTCYKRDKMDTLQSVLESRSVTVFIPGKKYGEDVDQQLSFPIHCNFWALADAAAPSKKLLKPDRVILGSVEMGPVAPQVAEAFGLVIQCREAVAHHPLLPMTMHTLRQAISPGEPLYPACMQFTTQDYTELIAYARSLQVKMSPDAEMMIHGYYMASRRVRSDFSQGSSVSVASIQLMVDLAQSHAKLNLRTQVLEEDAVIAVLLFENSITLKHVFFVKIKLLFNGNAGASTLVIPPDAVFPCDLRDLDSLHKRDLTLEDFHQQILHFVYTYAPGAATYIMEE from the exons ATGAAGCAGTCACAGAGGATACATAGAAGAAATACAAAGGCATTCACTGTTAACCCAGGCG aatCACAGCAAGTGGAGGCTGTATATCGGTTCCATTTTGATGTGAATCCTACTGATGTGGTTGAACTGGATGCCAGGCTGGGAGACTGCATATTACACAACACTCTTAAAGCTACTTCACTTTTTCAGTCT GTTTGTTATCTGTCTATAAAGGCCTTGTCATTGATTAAGCACCCAATTACAGAAAACCAG ATTAATGTTGTTCTGAAGCCTACACACATGCCGCCTTTTCCCCGCTACTCTTTGGACTTATCTGAGTTTCCTCGTGGGTATGGTCCAATGAGGCCTCTGGAACTGGAAGGCCTTGTGATTGCCATGACTCGAGTCACTCACTACACCCAAGGGGCCAGATTCCTTTGCACAGAAGAAAAATGTCCTTGCTCCAGGG GTTTCCACCATATAAGAGTACATGCCCCAGGGGCCACAGAGTCTGCCACCATCAGGAGTGACTTCATCTGCTTTCTCTGTTCCTCGCCACTCAGAGAGGATGTGAAGTCTCGTGTTTTAGGGG ATAAACAGCTAGTTGAGCTTGTGCATGTGAAAGCACTGGATGTGTTAGGAGTCCCTGGCCCTTCCTCCCTGAGATATCAGTCTGTCACACTTTTTTTGAGAG ATGAACTTTGCAACTCTATGAAAATTGGCCATGTGTATCGAGTGGTAGGGATACCAGCACATGTACACCAGTGGCCCAACATTACTTGGAGCATAGAGGCCTGCAGTTTTCAGTCTGTGACCCCTGAAT ATCCTTGCAAAATCAGTGACAATTTCAAGGCTTTGCATGCTGCTTCAGCCTGTTCCCCCTGGAGATTCTCTGCCATTGTGGCTAACTCTTTTGCATCATCAGTGGTCCCACCTGGTCTCTACAGCACACTGAAACTTGCACTGCTCCTCAGCTTGGTGCAGACTGAGGGGGAGAATCCAAATGTGCACAACCACCTTGATGTACTTGCACTTACCAATGATATGATCATTGTTGATAG GTTGATGACATACAGCCTGGGCCTGGCTTGCAGAGGTGTTCGTCATCCAGTTAACGGAGAGCTCTTTGCTTTCCTATCCAGAGATGAGCATGGAATAGGAACAGCCAACATCCATGCTGGATCTGCAATGCTAGcctgtggaggtgtgtgtctgcttGGAGACTTAACATGCTACAAGAGAGACAAAATGGACACACTCCAATCAG TGCTTGAAAGCAGGTCAGTGACTGTTTTCATCCCAGGAAAGAAGTATGGGGAAGATGTTGACCAGCAACTCTCCTTCCCCATTCACTGCAACTTCTGGGCCCTGGCTGATGCAGCAGCTCCTTCCAAGAAGCTTTTAAAGCCTGACCGTGTAATTCTTGGTTCTGTG GAGATGGGTCCTGTAGCCCCACAAGTTGCAGAGGCTTTTGGACTAGTGATCCAGTGTCGTGAGGCAGTAGCTCACCACCCACTACTTCCTATGACCATGCACACCCTGAGGCAGGCGATCTCTCCAGGAGAGCCCCTTTACCCTGCTTGCATGCAGTTTACCACACAGGACTACACAGAG CTAATTGCTTATGCTCGGAGCCTACAAGTAAAAATGAGCCCTGATGCTGAGATGATGATCCATGGCTATTACATGGCCAGTCGGAGGGTTCGTTCAGACTTTTCCCAGGGCTCCTCGGTGTCTGTTGCATCCATCCAACTTAT GGTTGACCTAGCACAGTCTCATGCTAAGCTCAACTTGAGGACACAAGTTCTGGAAGAGGATGCAGTTATTGCAGTGCTGCTGTTTGAAAACTCAATCACCCTTAAACACG TTTTCTTTGTCAAGATCAAGCTCTTATTCAATGGAAACGCAGGAGCCTCAACGCTGGTAATCCCTCCTGATGCCGTGTTTCCTTGTGATCTGCGCGACCTGGACTCCCTTCACAAACGAGACCTGACCTTGGAAGATTTCCACCAGCAGATCTTGCACTTTGTGTACACCTATGCACCAGGAGCTGCAACCTACATCATGGAAGAGTAG
- the mcmdc2 gene encoding minichromosome maintenance domain-containing protein 2 isoform X5, whose translation MEELLALKEAIIIYLDRSGGLRKLIETCNSFKESQQVEAVYRFHFDVNPTDVVELDARLGDCILHNTLKATSLFQSINVVLKPTHMPPFPRYSLDLSEFPRGYGPMRPLELEGLVIAMTRVTHYTQGARFLCTEEKCPCSRGFHHIRVHAPGATESATIRSDFICFLCSSPLREDVKSRVLGDKQLVELVHVKALDVLGVPGPSSLRYQSVTLFLRDELCNSMKIGHVYRVVGIPAHVHQWPNITWSIEACSFQSVTPEYPCKISDNFKALHAASACSPWRFSAIVANSFASSVVPPGLYSTLKLALLLSLVQTEGENPNVHNHLDVLALTNDMIIVDRLMTYSLGLACRGVRHPVNGELFAFLSRDEHGIGTANIHAGSAMLACGGVCLLGDLTCYKRDKMDTLQSVLESRSVTVFIPGKKYGEDVDQQLSFPIHCNFWALADAAAPSKKLLKPDRVILGSVEMGPVAPQVAEAFGLVIQCREAVAHHPLLPMTMHTLRQAISPGEPLYPACMQFTTQDYTELIAYARSLQVKMSPDAEMMIHGYYMASRRVRSDFSQGSSVSVASIQLMVDLAQSHAKLNLRTQVLEEDAVIAVLLFENSITLKHVFFVKIKLLFNGNAGASTLVIPPDAVFPCDLRDLDSLHKRDLTLEDFHQQILHFVYTYAPGAATYIMEE comes from the exons ATGGAGGAGCTTCTAGCGCTGAAAGAGGCAATAATAATATACTTGGACAGAAGTGGTGGGCTTCGGAAACTTATTGAGACCTGCAACTCTTTCAAAG aatCACAGCAAGTGGAGGCTGTATATCGGTTCCATTTTGATGTGAATCCTACTGATGTGGTTGAACTGGATGCCAGGCTGGGAGACTGCATATTACACAACACTCTTAAAGCTACTTCACTTTTTCAGTCT ATTAATGTTGTTCTGAAGCCTACACACATGCCGCCTTTTCCCCGCTACTCTTTGGACTTATCTGAGTTTCCTCGTGGGTATGGTCCAATGAGGCCTCTGGAACTGGAAGGCCTTGTGATTGCCATGACTCGAGTCACTCACTACACCCAAGGGGCCAGATTCCTTTGCACAGAAGAAAAATGTCCTTGCTCCAGGG GTTTCCACCATATAAGAGTACATGCCCCAGGGGCCACAGAGTCTGCCACCATCAGGAGTGACTTCATCTGCTTTCTCTGTTCCTCGCCACTCAGAGAGGATGTGAAGTCTCGTGTTTTAGGGG ATAAACAGCTAGTTGAGCTTGTGCATGTGAAAGCACTGGATGTGTTAGGAGTCCCTGGCCCTTCCTCCCTGAGATATCAGTCTGTCACACTTTTTTTGAGAG ATGAACTTTGCAACTCTATGAAAATTGGCCATGTGTATCGAGTGGTAGGGATACCAGCACATGTACACCAGTGGCCCAACATTACTTGGAGCATAGAGGCCTGCAGTTTTCAGTCTGTGACCCCTGAAT ATCCTTGCAAAATCAGTGACAATTTCAAGGCTTTGCATGCTGCTTCAGCCTGTTCCCCCTGGAGATTCTCTGCCATTGTGGCTAACTCTTTTGCATCATCAGTGGTCCCACCTGGTCTCTACAGCACACTGAAACTTGCACTGCTCCTCAGCTTGGTGCAGACTGAGGGGGAGAATCCAAATGTGCACAACCACCTTGATGTACTTGCACTTACCAATGATATGATCATTGTTGATAG GTTGATGACATACAGCCTGGGCCTGGCTTGCAGAGGTGTTCGTCATCCAGTTAACGGAGAGCTCTTTGCTTTCCTATCCAGAGATGAGCATGGAATAGGAACAGCCAACATCCATGCTGGATCTGCAATGCTAGcctgtggaggtgtgtgtctgcttGGAGACTTAACATGCTACAAGAGAGACAAAATGGACACACTCCAATCAG TGCTTGAAAGCAGGTCAGTGACTGTTTTCATCCCAGGAAAGAAGTATGGGGAAGATGTTGACCAGCAACTCTCCTTCCCCATTCACTGCAACTTCTGGGCCCTGGCTGATGCAGCAGCTCCTTCCAAGAAGCTTTTAAAGCCTGACCGTGTAATTCTTGGTTCTGTG GAGATGGGTCCTGTAGCCCCACAAGTTGCAGAGGCTTTTGGACTAGTGATCCAGTGTCGTGAGGCAGTAGCTCACCACCCACTACTTCCTATGACCATGCACACCCTGAGGCAGGCGATCTCTCCAGGAGAGCCCCTTTACCCTGCTTGCATGCAGTTTACCACACAGGACTACACAGAG CTAATTGCTTATGCTCGGAGCCTACAAGTAAAAATGAGCCCTGATGCTGAGATGATGATCCATGGCTATTACATGGCCAGTCGGAGGGTTCGTTCAGACTTTTCCCAGGGCTCCTCGGTGTCTGTTGCATCCATCCAACTTAT GGTTGACCTAGCACAGTCTCATGCTAAGCTCAACTTGAGGACACAAGTTCTGGAAGAGGATGCAGTTATTGCAGTGCTGCTGTTTGAAAACTCAATCACCCTTAAACACG TTTTCTTTGTCAAGATCAAGCTCTTATTCAATGGAAACGCAGGAGCCTCAACGCTGGTAATCCCTCCTGATGCCGTGTTTCCTTGTGATCTGCGCGACCTGGACTCCCTTCACAAACGAGACCTGACCTTGGAAGATTTCCACCAGCAGATCTTGCACTTTGTGTACACCTATGCACCAGGAGCTGCAACCTACATCATGGAAGAGTAG
- the mcmdc2 gene encoding minichromosome maintenance domain-containing protein 2 isoform X1, with product MEELLALKEAIIIYLDRSGGLRKLIETCNSFKESQQVEAVYRFHFDVNPTDVVELDARLGDCILHNTLKATSLFQSVCYLSIKALSLIKHPITENQINVVLKPTHMPPFPRYSLDLSEFPRGYGPMRPLELEGLVIAMTRVTHYTQGARFLCTEEKCPCSRGFHHIRVHAPGATESATIRSDFICFLCSSPLREDVKSRVLGDKQLVELVHVKALDVLGVPGPSSLRYQSVTLFLRDELCNSMKIGHVYRVVGIPAHVHQWPNITWSIEACSFQSVTPEYPCKISDNFKALHAASACSPWRFSAIVANSFASSVVPPGLYSTLKLALLLSLVQTEGENPNVHNHLDVLALTNDMIIVDRLMTYSLGLACRGVRHPVNGELFAFLSRDEHGIGTANIHAGSAMLACGGVCLLGDLTCYKRDKMDTLQSVLESRSVTVFIPGKKYGEDVDQQLSFPIHCNFWALADAAAPSKKLLKPDRVILGSVEMGPVAPQVAEAFGLVIQCREAVAHHPLLPMTMHTLRQAISPGEPLYPACMQFTTQDYTELIAYARSLQVKMSPDAEMMIHGYYMASRRVRSDFSQGSSVSVASIQLMVDLAQSHAKLNLRTQVLEEDAVIAVLLFENSITLKHVFFVKIKLLFNGNAGASTLVIPPDAVFPCDLRDLDSLHKRDLTLEDFHQQILHFVYTYAPGAATYIMEE from the exons ATGGAGGAGCTTCTAGCGCTGAAAGAGGCAATAATAATATACTTGGACAGAAGTGGTGGGCTTCGGAAACTTATTGAGACCTGCAACTCTTTCAAAG aatCACAGCAAGTGGAGGCTGTATATCGGTTCCATTTTGATGTGAATCCTACTGATGTGGTTGAACTGGATGCCAGGCTGGGAGACTGCATATTACACAACACTCTTAAAGCTACTTCACTTTTTCAGTCT GTTTGTTATCTGTCTATAAAGGCCTTGTCATTGATTAAGCACCCAATTACAGAAAACCAG ATTAATGTTGTTCTGAAGCCTACACACATGCCGCCTTTTCCCCGCTACTCTTTGGACTTATCTGAGTTTCCTCGTGGGTATGGTCCAATGAGGCCTCTGGAACTGGAAGGCCTTGTGATTGCCATGACTCGAGTCACTCACTACACCCAAGGGGCCAGATTCCTTTGCACAGAAGAAAAATGTCCTTGCTCCAGGG GTTTCCACCATATAAGAGTACATGCCCCAGGGGCCACAGAGTCTGCCACCATCAGGAGTGACTTCATCTGCTTTCTCTGTTCCTCGCCACTCAGAGAGGATGTGAAGTCTCGTGTTTTAGGGG ATAAACAGCTAGTTGAGCTTGTGCATGTGAAAGCACTGGATGTGTTAGGAGTCCCTGGCCCTTCCTCCCTGAGATATCAGTCTGTCACACTTTTTTTGAGAG ATGAACTTTGCAACTCTATGAAAATTGGCCATGTGTATCGAGTGGTAGGGATACCAGCACATGTACACCAGTGGCCCAACATTACTTGGAGCATAGAGGCCTGCAGTTTTCAGTCTGTGACCCCTGAAT ATCCTTGCAAAATCAGTGACAATTTCAAGGCTTTGCATGCTGCTTCAGCCTGTTCCCCCTGGAGATTCTCTGCCATTGTGGCTAACTCTTTTGCATCATCAGTGGTCCCACCTGGTCTCTACAGCACACTGAAACTTGCACTGCTCCTCAGCTTGGTGCAGACTGAGGGGGAGAATCCAAATGTGCACAACCACCTTGATGTACTTGCACTTACCAATGATATGATCATTGTTGATAG GTTGATGACATACAGCCTGGGCCTGGCTTGCAGAGGTGTTCGTCATCCAGTTAACGGAGAGCTCTTTGCTTTCCTATCCAGAGATGAGCATGGAATAGGAACAGCCAACATCCATGCTGGATCTGCAATGCTAGcctgtggaggtgtgtgtctgcttGGAGACTTAACATGCTACAAGAGAGACAAAATGGACACACTCCAATCAG TGCTTGAAAGCAGGTCAGTGACTGTTTTCATCCCAGGAAAGAAGTATGGGGAAGATGTTGACCAGCAACTCTCCTTCCCCATTCACTGCAACTTCTGGGCCCTGGCTGATGCAGCAGCTCCTTCCAAGAAGCTTTTAAAGCCTGACCGTGTAATTCTTGGTTCTGTG GAGATGGGTCCTGTAGCCCCACAAGTTGCAGAGGCTTTTGGACTAGTGATCCAGTGTCGTGAGGCAGTAGCTCACCACCCACTACTTCCTATGACCATGCACACCCTGAGGCAGGCGATCTCTCCAGGAGAGCCCCTTTACCCTGCTTGCATGCAGTTTACCACACAGGACTACACAGAG CTAATTGCTTATGCTCGGAGCCTACAAGTAAAAATGAGCCCTGATGCTGAGATGATGATCCATGGCTATTACATGGCCAGTCGGAGGGTTCGTTCAGACTTTTCCCAGGGCTCCTCGGTGTCTGTTGCATCCATCCAACTTAT GGTTGACCTAGCACAGTCTCATGCTAAGCTCAACTTGAGGACACAAGTTCTGGAAGAGGATGCAGTTATTGCAGTGCTGCTGTTTGAAAACTCAATCACCCTTAAACACG TTTTCTTTGTCAAGATCAAGCTCTTATTCAATGGAAACGCAGGAGCCTCAACGCTGGTAATCCCTCCTGATGCCGTGTTTCCTTGTGATCTGCGCGACCTGGACTCCCTTCACAAACGAGACCTGACCTTGGAAGATTTCCACCAGCAGATCTTGCACTTTGTGTACACCTATGCACCAGGAGCTGCAACCTACATCATGGAAGAGTAG
- the mcmdc2 gene encoding minichromosome maintenance domain-containing protein 2 isoform X4, with amino-acid sequence MEELLALKEAIIIYLDRSGGLRKLIETCNSFKESQQVEAVYRFHFDVNPTDVVELDARLGDCILHNTLKATSLFQSVCYLSIKALSLIKHPITENQINVVLKPTHMPPFPRYSLDLSEFPRGYGPMRPLELEGLVIAMTRVTHYTQGARFLCTEEKCPCSRGFHHIRVHAPGATESATIRSDFICFLCSSPLREDVKSRVLGDKQLVELVHVKALDVLGVPGPSSLRYQSVTLFLRDELCNSMKIGHVYRVVGIPAHVHQWPNITWSIEACSFQSVTPEYPCKISDNFKALHAASACSPWRFSAIVANSFASSVVPPGLYSTLKLALLLSLVQTEGENPNVHNHLDVLALTNDMIIVDRLMTYSLGLACRGVRHPVNGELFAFLSRDEHGIGTANIHAGSAMLACGGVCLLGDLTCYKRDKMDTLQSVLESRSVTVFIPGKKYGEDVDQQLSFPIHCNFWALADAAAPSKKLLKPDRVILGSVEMGPVAPQVAEAFGLVIQCREAVAHHPLLPMTMHTLRQAISPGEPLYPACMQFTTQDYTELIAYARSLQVKMSPDAEMMIHGYYMASRRVRSDFSQGSSVSVASIQLMVDLAQSHAKLNLRTQVLEEDAVIAVLLFENSITLKHGASTLVIPPDAVFPCDLRDLDSLHKRDLTLEDFHQQILHFVYTYAPGAATYIMEE; translated from the exons ATGGAGGAGCTTCTAGCGCTGAAAGAGGCAATAATAATATACTTGGACAGAAGTGGTGGGCTTCGGAAACTTATTGAGACCTGCAACTCTTTCAAAG aatCACAGCAAGTGGAGGCTGTATATCGGTTCCATTTTGATGTGAATCCTACTGATGTGGTTGAACTGGATGCCAGGCTGGGAGACTGCATATTACACAACACTCTTAAAGCTACTTCACTTTTTCAGTCT GTTTGTTATCTGTCTATAAAGGCCTTGTCATTGATTAAGCACCCAATTACAGAAAACCAG ATTAATGTTGTTCTGAAGCCTACACACATGCCGCCTTTTCCCCGCTACTCTTTGGACTTATCTGAGTTTCCTCGTGGGTATGGTCCAATGAGGCCTCTGGAACTGGAAGGCCTTGTGATTGCCATGACTCGAGTCACTCACTACACCCAAGGGGCCAGATTCCTTTGCACAGAAGAAAAATGTCCTTGCTCCAGGG GTTTCCACCATATAAGAGTACATGCCCCAGGGGCCACAGAGTCTGCCACCATCAGGAGTGACTTCATCTGCTTTCTCTGTTCCTCGCCACTCAGAGAGGATGTGAAGTCTCGTGTTTTAGGGG ATAAACAGCTAGTTGAGCTTGTGCATGTGAAAGCACTGGATGTGTTAGGAGTCCCTGGCCCTTCCTCCCTGAGATATCAGTCTGTCACACTTTTTTTGAGAG ATGAACTTTGCAACTCTATGAAAATTGGCCATGTGTATCGAGTGGTAGGGATACCAGCACATGTACACCAGTGGCCCAACATTACTTGGAGCATAGAGGCCTGCAGTTTTCAGTCTGTGACCCCTGAAT ATCCTTGCAAAATCAGTGACAATTTCAAGGCTTTGCATGCTGCTTCAGCCTGTTCCCCCTGGAGATTCTCTGCCATTGTGGCTAACTCTTTTGCATCATCAGTGGTCCCACCTGGTCTCTACAGCACACTGAAACTTGCACTGCTCCTCAGCTTGGTGCAGACTGAGGGGGAGAATCCAAATGTGCACAACCACCTTGATGTACTTGCACTTACCAATGATATGATCATTGTTGATAG GTTGATGACATACAGCCTGGGCCTGGCTTGCAGAGGTGTTCGTCATCCAGTTAACGGAGAGCTCTTTGCTTTCCTATCCAGAGATGAGCATGGAATAGGAACAGCCAACATCCATGCTGGATCTGCAATGCTAGcctgtggaggtgtgtgtctgcttGGAGACTTAACATGCTACAAGAGAGACAAAATGGACACACTCCAATCAG TGCTTGAAAGCAGGTCAGTGACTGTTTTCATCCCAGGAAAGAAGTATGGGGAAGATGTTGACCAGCAACTCTCCTTCCCCATTCACTGCAACTTCTGGGCCCTGGCTGATGCAGCAGCTCCTTCCAAGAAGCTTTTAAAGCCTGACCGTGTAATTCTTGGTTCTGTG GAGATGGGTCCTGTAGCCCCACAAGTTGCAGAGGCTTTTGGACTAGTGATCCAGTGTCGTGAGGCAGTAGCTCACCACCCACTACTTCCTATGACCATGCACACCCTGAGGCAGGCGATCTCTCCAGGAGAGCCCCTTTACCCTGCTTGCATGCAGTTTACCACACAGGACTACACAGAG CTAATTGCTTATGCTCGGAGCCTACAAGTAAAAATGAGCCCTGATGCTGAGATGATGATCCATGGCTATTACATGGCCAGTCGGAGGGTTCGTTCAGACTTTTCCCAGGGCTCCTCGGTGTCTGTTGCATCCATCCAACTTAT GGTTGACCTAGCACAGTCTCATGCTAAGCTCAACTTGAGGACACAAGTTCTGGAAGAGGATGCAGTTATTGCAGTGCTGCTGTTTGAAAACTCAATCACCCTTAAACACG GAGCCTCAACGCTGGTAATCCCTCCTGATGCCGTGTTTCCTTGTGATCTGCGCGACCTGGACTCCCTTCACAAACGAGACCTGACCTTGGAAGATTTCCACCAGCAGATCTTGCACTTTGTGTACACCTATGCACCAGGAGCTGCAACCTACATCATGGAAGAGTAG
- the mcmdc2 gene encoding minichromosome maintenance domain-containing protein 2 isoform X3: MEELLALKEAIIIYLDRSGGLRKLIETCNSFKESQQVEAVYRFHFDVNPTDVVELDARLGDCILHNTLKATSLFQSVCYLSIKALSLIKHPITENQINVVLKPTHMPPFPRYSLDLSEFPRGYGPMRPLELEGLVIAMTRVTHYTQGARFLCTEEKCPCSRGFHHIRVHAPGATESATIRSDFICFLCSSPLREDVKSRVLGDKQLVELVHVKALDVLGVPGPSSLRYQSVTLFLRDELCNSMKIGHVYRVVGIPAHVHQWPNITWSIEACSFQSVTPEYPCKISDNFKALHAASACSPWRFSAIVANSFASSVVPPGLYSTLKLALLLSLVQTEGENPNVHNHLDVLALTNDMIIVDRLMTYSLGLACRGVRHPVNGELFAFLSRDEHGIGTANIHAGSAMLACGGVCLLGDLTCYKRDKMDTLQSGKKYGEDVDQQLSFPIHCNFWALADAAAPSKKLLKPDRVILGSVEMGPVAPQVAEAFGLVIQCREAVAHHPLLPMTMHTLRQAISPGEPLYPACMQFTTQDYTELIAYARSLQVKMSPDAEMMIHGYYMASRRVRSDFSQGSSVSVASIQLMVDLAQSHAKLNLRTQVLEEDAVIAVLLFENSITLKHVFFVKIKLLFNGNAGASTLVIPPDAVFPCDLRDLDSLHKRDLTLEDFHQQILHFVYTYAPGAATYIMEE, encoded by the exons ATGGAGGAGCTTCTAGCGCTGAAAGAGGCAATAATAATATACTTGGACAGAAGTGGTGGGCTTCGGAAACTTATTGAGACCTGCAACTCTTTCAAAG aatCACAGCAAGTGGAGGCTGTATATCGGTTCCATTTTGATGTGAATCCTACTGATGTGGTTGAACTGGATGCCAGGCTGGGAGACTGCATATTACACAACACTCTTAAAGCTACTTCACTTTTTCAGTCT GTTTGTTATCTGTCTATAAAGGCCTTGTCATTGATTAAGCACCCAATTACAGAAAACCAG ATTAATGTTGTTCTGAAGCCTACACACATGCCGCCTTTTCCCCGCTACTCTTTGGACTTATCTGAGTTTCCTCGTGGGTATGGTCCAATGAGGCCTCTGGAACTGGAAGGCCTTGTGATTGCCATGACTCGAGTCACTCACTACACCCAAGGGGCCAGATTCCTTTGCACAGAAGAAAAATGTCCTTGCTCCAGGG GTTTCCACCATATAAGAGTACATGCCCCAGGGGCCACAGAGTCTGCCACCATCAGGAGTGACTTCATCTGCTTTCTCTGTTCCTCGCCACTCAGAGAGGATGTGAAGTCTCGTGTTTTAGGGG ATAAACAGCTAGTTGAGCTTGTGCATGTGAAAGCACTGGATGTGTTAGGAGTCCCTGGCCCTTCCTCCCTGAGATATCAGTCTGTCACACTTTTTTTGAGAG ATGAACTTTGCAACTCTATGAAAATTGGCCATGTGTATCGAGTGGTAGGGATACCAGCACATGTACACCAGTGGCCCAACATTACTTGGAGCATAGAGGCCTGCAGTTTTCAGTCTGTGACCCCTGAAT ATCCTTGCAAAATCAGTGACAATTTCAAGGCTTTGCATGCTGCTTCAGCCTGTTCCCCCTGGAGATTCTCTGCCATTGTGGCTAACTCTTTTGCATCATCAGTGGTCCCACCTGGTCTCTACAGCACACTGAAACTTGCACTGCTCCTCAGCTTGGTGCAGACTGAGGGGGAGAATCCAAATGTGCACAACCACCTTGATGTACTTGCACTTACCAATGATATGATCATTGTTGATAG GTTGATGACATACAGCCTGGGCCTGGCTTGCAGAGGTGTTCGTCATCCAGTTAACGGAGAGCTCTTTGCTTTCCTATCCAGAGATGAGCATGGAATAGGAACAGCCAACATCCATGCTGGATCTGCAATGCTAGcctgtggaggtgtgtgtctgcttGGAGACTTAACATGCTACAAGAGAGACAAAATGGACACACTCCAATCAG GAAAGAAGTATGGGGAAGATGTTGACCAGCAACTCTCCTTCCCCATTCACTGCAACTTCTGGGCCCTGGCTGATGCAGCAGCTCCTTCCAAGAAGCTTTTAAAGCCTGACCGTGTAATTCTTGGTTCTGTG GAGATGGGTCCTGTAGCCCCACAAGTTGCAGAGGCTTTTGGACTAGTGATCCAGTGTCGTGAGGCAGTAGCTCACCACCCACTACTTCCTATGACCATGCACACCCTGAGGCAGGCGATCTCTCCAGGAGAGCCCCTTTACCCTGCTTGCATGCAGTTTACCACACAGGACTACACAGAG CTAATTGCTTATGCTCGGAGCCTACAAGTAAAAATGAGCCCTGATGCTGAGATGATGATCCATGGCTATTACATGGCCAGTCGGAGGGTTCGTTCAGACTTTTCCCAGGGCTCCTCGGTGTCTGTTGCATCCATCCAACTTAT GGTTGACCTAGCACAGTCTCATGCTAAGCTCAACTTGAGGACACAAGTTCTGGAAGAGGATGCAGTTATTGCAGTGCTGCTGTTTGAAAACTCAATCACCCTTAAACACG TTTTCTTTGTCAAGATCAAGCTCTTATTCAATGGAAACGCAGGAGCCTCAACGCTGGTAATCCCTCCTGATGCCGTGTTTCCTTGTGATCTGCGCGACCTGGACTCCCTTCACAAACGAGACCTGACCTTGGAAGATTTCCACCAGCAGATCTTGCACTTTGTGTACACCTATGCACCAGGAGCTGCAACCTACATCATGGAAGAGTAG